Proteins from one Candidatus Sulfotelmatobacter sp. genomic window:
- a CDS encoding ATP-binding protein — MAKRPPVPADEERRLAALHEYELLDSPPEAVFDALTRVAQETCGAPVAQINLIDHARQWTKSWAGIESPEVPRDLSFCAHTVAGAGLLEVADTHEDARFVDHPFVTGGPEVRFYAGVPLRSSDGHAIGALCVADVKPRTLEPHQRAALEAIAAAVVQEFEARRTLLRLFDSSHTELYHVDLGSRHVVFASEAARRNLGYSLDELHALPLAQLLPALEADGELDARLRELHAAPDRRLTMRTTARRKDGSTYPIELRLELMHARGHEFAMAVATDLTEREQAQERINLLSTAIEAAHDPILITKPSADPDQSSTVVYANEAFLRQMGYPADRVLGRRVDTFFGARTDMVSIDAARHELLNGRPVRIEFISYRADGSTWHAEASVRPLPDEDGRTAYFVMVLRDVTEQVLRGVQLAMQNERLTAITSIARTLFASLEPTLLVEALLGGVRQLVDGRATLYVPGTRGGFVATSDLAPDHDTATGDPFVSLASRTDVAVLDEAEQRVAVRIVGSGGGTAYVLDVQRQTRFTTADVFALGLLGQYFGVAARNVELYQELAARRDAVVELNQVKNDLIAMLAHDFKGPLTTIVGFADVLADDDRFDAESRQYLGMISSSAMRLAALATDTLALSRLEQNELALTLDEVDFGAIVREVVRVLGVTRPIELRVQGDRLSVYGDASRLRQVIENLIGNAIKYSPGGEPVEVTVRARNKHVELAVRDRGIGIPENERAKLFGRFARASNARALGIAGTGFGLYLTKTIVDMHGGSIEVESAEGQGATFRVAIPTRAVTRAAPSLRLALLDTDGDARSYIAHTLRDDGAAVTVATSGEELLRVLAEGRFDAAVVDGDRLELQPGVFLRRAGARVPLIWLGLRFPAERGGWSAFLTKPFLMKDLYGAVRTSLDGTSHATSA, encoded by the coding sequence ATGGCGAAACGACCGCCGGTCCCCGCGGACGAAGAGCGGCGACTGGCCGCCCTCCACGAGTACGAGCTCCTCGACAGCCCGCCCGAGGCGGTTTTCGACGCGCTCACGCGGGTGGCGCAGGAGACCTGCGGGGCGCCGGTCGCGCAGATCAACCTGATCGACCACGCGCGCCAATGGACCAAGTCGTGGGCCGGCATCGAGAGCCCCGAGGTGCCGCGCGACCTCTCGTTCTGCGCCCACACCGTGGCCGGCGCGGGGCTGCTCGAAGTCGCCGACACGCACGAGGACGCGCGCTTCGTCGACCATCCGTTCGTGACCGGCGGCCCGGAGGTGCGCTTCTACGCCGGCGTGCCGCTGCGTTCGTCGGACGGCCACGCGATCGGTGCGCTGTGCGTCGCCGACGTCAAGCCGCGCACGCTCGAGCCGCACCAGCGGGCGGCGCTCGAAGCGATCGCCGCGGCCGTCGTCCAGGAGTTCGAAGCCCGGCGCACGCTGCTGCGGCTGTTCGACTCCTCGCACACCGAGCTGTACCACGTCGACTTGGGCTCGCGGCACGTCGTCTTCGCCAGCGAGGCCGCGCGCCGCAACCTGGGGTACTCGCTCGACGAGTTGCACGCGCTCCCGCTCGCGCAGCTGTTGCCCGCGCTCGAAGCCGACGGGGAGCTCGACGCGCGTCTGCGCGAGCTGCACGCGGCGCCCGACCGCCGCCTGACGATGCGCACGACCGCGCGGCGCAAGGACGGCAGCACCTATCCGATCGAGCTGCGGCTCGAGCTGATGCACGCCCGCGGTCACGAGTTCGCGATGGCGGTCGCGACCGACTTGACCGAGCGCGAGCAGGCTCAAGAGCGCATCAACCTGCTCTCGACCGCGATCGAGGCGGCGCACGATCCGATCCTGATCACCAAACCGTCGGCCGATCCCGACCAGAGCTCGACGGTCGTCTACGCCAACGAAGCGTTTCTGCGCCAAATGGGCTATCCGGCCGATCGCGTGCTGGGGCGCCGCGTCGACACCTTCTTCGGCGCGCGCACCGACATGGTCAGCATCGACGCCGCCCGTCACGAGCTGCTGAACGGACGGCCGGTGCGGATCGAGTTCATCTCGTACCGCGCCGACGGCTCGACCTGGCATGCCGAGGCCAGCGTGCGACCGTTGCCCGACGAGGACGGCCGCACGGCGTACTTCGTCATGGTGCTGCGCGACGTGACCGAGCAGGTGCTGCGCGGCGTGCAGCTGGCCATGCAGAACGAACGGTTGACCGCGATCACCTCGATCGCGCGCACGCTGTTCGCCTCGCTCGAGCCGACGCTGCTGGTCGAGGCGCTGCTCGGCGGCGTTCGTCAGCTGGTCGACGGCCGCGCGACGCTCTACGTTCCCGGCACGCGCGGCGGCTTCGTCGCTACCAGCGATTTGGCGCCCGATCACGACACCGCGACCGGCGACCCGTTCGTATCGCTGGCCTCGCGCACCGACGTGGCGGTGCTCGACGAGGCCGAGCAGCGGGTGGCGGTGCGCATCGTCGGCTCGGGCGGCGGCACGGCCTACGTGCTCGACGTCCAGCGGCAGACGCGTTTCACCACGGCCGACGTCTTCGCGCTAGGTCTGCTCGGTCAATACTTCGGCGTGGCCGCGCGCAACGTCGAGCTGTACCAAGAGCTGGCCGCGCGCCGCGACGCCGTGGTCGAGCTCAACCAGGTCAAGAACGATCTGATCGCGATGCTGGCGCACGACTTCAAGGGCCCGCTGACGACGATCGTCGGCTTCGCCGACGTATTGGCCGACGACGACCGCTTCGACGCCGAGTCGCGGCAGTATCTGGGCATGATCTCCTCGAGCGCGATGCGCTTGGCGGCGCTGGCGACCGACACGCTCGCGCTCTCACGGCTCGAGCAGAATGAGCTCGCGCTGACCCTGGACGAAGTCGACTTCGGCGCGATCGTGCGCGAGGTGGTGCGCGTGCTGGGCGTCACCCGGCCGATCGAGCTGCGCGTGCAAGGCGATCGGCTGTCGGTCTACGGCGACGCCAGCCGCTTGCGCCAAGTCATCGAGAATCTGATCGGCAACGCGATCAAGTATTCGCCCGGGGGCGAGCCCGTCGAGGTGACGGTGCGCGCGCGCAACAAGCACGTCGAGCTGGCCGTGCGCGATCGCGGCATCGGGATTCCGGAGAACGAGCGCGCCAAGCTGTTCGGGCGTTTCGCGCGCGCCAGCAACGCGCGCGCGCTCGGCATCGCGGGGACCGGCTTCGGTCTGTACCTGACCAAGACGATCGTCGACATGCACGGCGGCTCGATCGAGGTCGAGTCGGCCGAAGGGCAGGGCGCGACCTTCCGCGTCGCGATCCCCACGCGCGCGGTCACGCGCGCGGCACCCTCGCTGCGCCTGGCGCTGCTCGACACCGACGGCGACGCGCGCTCGTACATCGCGCACACGCTGCGCGACGACGGCGCGGCCGTCACCGTCGCGACCAGCGGCGAAGAGCTGCTGCGCGTCCTGGCCGAAGGCCGTTTCGACGCCGCGGTGGTCGACGGCGATCGCCTCGAGCTCCAGCCGGGCGTCTTTCTCCGCCGCGCGGGCGCGCGCGTACCGCTGATCTGGCTCGGACTGCGTTTCCCCGCCGAACGCGGCGGCTGGTCGGCGTTCTTGACCAAGCCGTTCTTGATGAAGGATCTCTACGGCGCGGTGCGCACCTCGCTCGACGGCACCTCGCACGCGACCTCGGCCTGA
- a CDS encoding type 1 glutamine amidotransferase domain-containing protein codes for MDIEGKRIAALVGDGFEESELVEPRRALEEAGAVVTIVGVDDRSLQKIRGKRGLDEGQSVKAEELVADVTADDFDAILIPGGQSPDHIRTNKDVQRFVREFDQAKKPMFVICHGPQVLISAQLVRGRTLTGFAAIADDIRNAGGLYRDQPVVLDGNWVTSRNPGDLVLFNRAIVEKLAAQNQPV; via the coding sequence ATGGACATCGAAGGGAAACGGATCGCGGCCTTGGTTGGTGACGGCTTCGAGGAATCGGAGCTGGTCGAGCCGCGCCGCGCGCTCGAGGAAGCCGGCGCGGTCGTCACCATCGTCGGCGTCGACGATCGCTCGTTGCAGAAGATCCGCGGCAAGCGCGGCCTGGACGAAGGGCAGAGCGTGAAGGCCGAAGAGCTGGTCGCGGACGTCACCGCGGACGACTTCGATGCGATCCTGATCCCGGGTGGTCAGTCGCCGGATCACATCCGCACCAACAAGGACGTGCAGCGCTTCGTGCGCGAGTTCGACCAGGCGAAGAAGCCGATGTTCGTCATCTGCCACGGACCGCAGGTACTCATCTCGGCCCAACTGGTACGCGGACGCACCCTGACCGGCTTCGCCGCGATCGCCGACGACATCCGCAACGCGGGCGGTCTGTACCGCGATCAGCCGGTCGTGCTCGACGGCAACTGGGTGACCTCGCGCAATCCGGGCGACCTGGTGCTGTTCAACCGCGCCATCGTCGAGAAGCTCGCCGCGCAAAACCAACCGGTCTGA
- a CDS encoding TonB-dependent receptor, with product MPLIGALLTATLVATAGPSPSPSPSPTPPASIGNVTVVTGSPESLHKAPQATSVVSASALQASTATSLDAALRTLPGFDRSRGDAPFTNYGQLRLSFEGAGQDRGALFVDGIPAQDGFGGQVDWNLYAPLSIARGELLRGPGSALYGSGAIGGVLSLTTTQPSLQDGGVVEGSYGGEDHGTAVMSSTQAFGSWASAITLSSTRLSFGVVPTNLEESIDRPGVSTADTAHVRLLHSDPGNSLAFDAIVGTDAQQDGQPNDGFSRSLDQLAATWTTGTIQTFALTAFARETKLTNLADNTTTHPGALLYTQYVPTSDAGVRARWDDPVPGGAYSLIAERHLVSGWNDQVSGAGVTQSNIAGTQGLDGFALQRTFEGRFGAVLGARYDAVHTDALGPRDANAISPRLDTKYDLSPATTMRAAYGTGLRAPFLNELIRSYRIGTTLYENNPDLAPERSRSAQVGFDVASPGSHLAVDYTGTIVHDALGFSTISPTVQMRSNFGETATNTFTGDYRRGGPCADVRLFGALNHDRVTQGTPIQIGKRLAYIPDEAAAVDVERTTGPVTAAVELSYSGPTFADSLQQQPIGTAFLVGERITYQFKSGTSLALGVDNLTDRYYLTSIDRAGPPSSVTLRLTVPWGARAAEAVRTAAACG from the coding sequence ATGCCGCTCATCGGCGCCTTGCTGACCGCCACGCTCGTCGCCACCGCCGGCCCGAGTCCGAGTCCGAGCCCCAGCCCGACGCCGCCCGCGTCGATCGGGAACGTCACGGTCGTCACCGGCAGCCCGGAGTCGCTGCACAAAGCGCCGCAAGCGACGTCGGTCGTCAGCGCGAGCGCGCTGCAGGCCTCGACCGCGACCTCGCTCGACGCCGCGCTGCGCACGCTGCCGGGCTTCGATCGCAGTCGCGGCGACGCACCGTTCACCAACTACGGGCAGCTGCGGCTCTCGTTCGAAGGCGCGGGCCAGGATCGCGGCGCGCTGTTCGTCGACGGCATCCCCGCGCAAGACGGTTTCGGCGGTCAAGTCGACTGGAATCTGTACGCGCCGCTGAGCATCGCGCGCGGCGAGCTGTTGCGCGGTCCGGGCTCCGCCCTGTACGGCTCGGGCGCGATCGGCGGCGTGCTCTCGCTGACGACCACGCAACCCTCGCTGCAAGACGGCGGCGTCGTCGAGGGCAGCTACGGCGGCGAAGATCACGGCACGGCGGTGATGTCCTCGACTCAAGCCTTCGGCAGTTGGGCGAGCGCGATCACGCTTTCGTCGACGCGCCTGAGCTTCGGGGTCGTGCCGACCAACCTCGAAGAATCGATCGACCGGCCCGGCGTCTCGACCGCGGACACCGCGCACGTGCGCCTGCTGCACAGCGATCCCGGCAACTCGCTGGCGTTCGACGCCATCGTCGGCACCGACGCGCAGCAGGACGGTCAACCCAACGACGGCTTCTCGCGCAGCCTGGACCAGCTGGCCGCGACCTGGACGACCGGCACGATCCAGACCTTCGCGCTGACCGCGTTCGCGCGCGAGACGAAGCTGACGAACTTGGCCGACAACACGACGACGCATCCGGGCGCGCTGCTCTACACGCAGTACGTGCCGACCTCGGACGCCGGCGTGCGCGCGCGCTGGGACGATCCCGTTCCCGGCGGCGCGTACTCGCTGATCGCCGAGCGGCACCTGGTGAGCGGCTGGAACGATCAGGTCTCCGGCGCGGGCGTCACGCAGAGCAACATCGCCGGGACGCAAGGCCTCGACGGCTTCGCGCTGCAGCGCACGTTCGAGGGCCGCTTCGGCGCGGTGCTCGGCGCGCGCTACGACGCCGTGCACACCGACGCGCTCGGACCGCGCGATGCCAACGCGATCTCGCCGCGGCTCGACACCAAGTACGACCTCTCGCCGGCGACGACGATGCGCGCGGCGTACGGCACCGGCTTGCGGGCGCCGTTCCTCAACGAGCTGATCCGCAGCTACCGCATCGGCACCACGCTCTACGAGAACAACCCCGATCTGGCGCCCGAGCGCAGCCGCTCCGCACAGGTCGGGTTCGACGTCGCCTCGCCCGGTTCGCATTTGGCGGTCGACTACACCGGCACGATCGTGCACGACGCGCTGGGCTTCAGCACGATCTCACCGACGGTGCAGATGCGTTCGAACTTCGGCGAGACCGCGACCAACACGTTCACCGGTGACTACCGGCGCGGCGGTCCGTGCGCCGACGTGCGTCTGTTCGGCGCGCTCAACCACGATCGCGTCACCCAAGGGACGCCGATCCAGATCGGCAAGCGGCTCGCCTACATCCCCGACGAAGCCGCCGCGGTCGACGTGGAGCGCACGACCGGACCGGTGACGGCCGCGGTCGAGCTCTCGTACAGCGGTCCGACCTTCGCCGACAGCTTGCAGCAGCAGCCGATCGGCACCGCGTTCCTGGTCGGCGAGCGAATCACGTATCAGTTCAAGAGCGGCACCTCGCTCGCGCTGGGCGTCGACAACCTGACCGACCGCTACTACCTGACCTCGATCGATCGCGCGGGACCGCCCTCGTCGGTGACGCTGCGGCTGACGGTGCCGTGGGGCGCGCGAGCGGCCGAGGCGGTCAGGACGGCCGCGGCGTGCGGCTGA
- the fni gene encoding type 2 isopentenyl-diphosphate Delta-isomerase, translating to MAESTEARKTRHLDVCLHDDVASRLDAGWDGVRLRHEALPELALADVELATSFLGLPLRAPLLISSMTGGTGRAAEINRRLARAAEAAGIALGLGSGRAMLEDDRLRATFDVRPVAPKAALFANLGAVQFNYGVTVDDARRLVDTLGANGLYLHLNPLQEAIQPGGDTNFRNLEPAIATLCARLEVPVIAKSVGSGIAPSTAARLVQCGVAAIDVAGAGGTSWALVEGRRADDASRERIAEAFGDWGYPTPAATAAIRAALPGVPLVASGGVRNGVHVAKAIALGADLVGLALPFLRAAETSDAAVVELIDELLTALRIAVFASGSRTLGDLRDALA from the coding sequence ATGGCCGAATCGACGGAAGCGCGCAAGACCCGCCACCTCGACGTCTGTCTCCACGACGACGTCGCCTCGCGGCTGGACGCGGGCTGGGACGGGGTGCGCCTGCGCCACGAGGCGCTGCCCGAGCTGGCGCTGGCGGACGTCGAGCTCGCGACCAGCTTCCTGGGCCTGCCGCTGCGCGCGCCGCTGCTGATCTCCTCGATGACCGGCGGCACCGGCCGCGCCGCCGAGATCAACCGCCGCTTGGCGCGCGCCGCCGAAGCGGCCGGAATCGCGCTGGGCCTGGGCAGCGGACGCGCGATGCTCGAGGACGATCGCCTGCGCGCGACGTTCGACGTGCGGCCGGTGGCGCCGAAAGCGGCGCTGTTCGCCAACCTGGGCGCGGTACAGTTCAACTACGGCGTCACCGTCGACGACGCGCGCCGGCTGGTCGACACGCTCGGCGCCAACGGCTTGTACCTGCATCTCAACCCTCTGCAAGAAGCGATCCAGCCCGGCGGCGACACGAACTTCCGCAATCTCGAACCGGCGATCGCGACGCTGTGCGCGCGGCTCGAGGTGCCGGTCATCGCCAAGAGCGTCGGGTCGGGCATCGCGCCGTCGACCGCCGCCCGGCTGGTGCAGTGCGGCGTCGCCGCGATCGACGTCGCCGGCGCCGGCGGGACCTCGTGGGCGCTCGTCGAGGGACGACGCGCCGACGACGCGTCGCGCGAACGAATCGCCGAAGCGTTCGGCGACTGGGGCTACCCGACGCCGGCCGCGACGGCCGCGATCCGCGCGGCGTTGCCCGGCGTCCCGCTGGTTGCCAGCGGCGGCGTGCGCAATGGCGTGCACGTCGCCAAGGCGATCGCGCTCGGCGCCGATCTGGTCGGCCTGGCGCTGCCGTTCTTGCGAGCCGCCGAGACCTCCGATGCGGCCGTCGTCGAGCTGATCGACGAGCTGCTCACCGCGTTGCGCATCGCCGTGTTCGCATCCGGCTCGCGCACGTTAGGGGACCTGCGCGACGCATTGGCGTAG
- the rpsO gene encoding 30S ribosomal protein S15, whose amino-acid sequence MPVSKEIKAELATKYGRGPNDTGSADVQIAILTSSINQLTEHLKVHKKDHHSRRGLLMQVGQRRRLLAYLQHKDLERYRKLIADLGLRR is encoded by the coding sequence GTGCCCGTCTCCAAAGAAATCAAGGCCGAGCTGGCCACCAAGTATGGCCGCGGCCCGAACGACACCGGATCGGCCGACGTGCAGATCGCGATCCTGACCTCGTCGATCAACCAGCTGACCGAGCATCTCAAGGTCCACAAGAAGGACCATCACAGCCGCCGCGGCCTGCTCATGCAGGTCGGCCAGCGCCGCCGTCTGCTGGCGTACCTGCAGCACAAGGACCTCGAGCGCTACCGCAAGCTCATCGCCGACCTCGGTCTGCGCCGCTAA
- the polX gene encoding DNA polymerase/3'-5' exonuclease PolX, giving the protein MATLTNADIARLLREIRTLMEFAGEPFFKFMAYERAAETLENAPPLGASVDVEALTALPGVGKTIAGRIATMVATGTDPYLEELRGRYPATLLEVLTVPGIGMKTAQQLFERLGVASLADLDAALRDGAIATMPRLGAKSIENIRRGVLAAKGRARRTPLGVALPLAHEIITYLQRMSDAADLTPAGSVRRQEPTVGDIDIICTSANAETVIAAFTAWERAASVLAEGPTKASIWLEGGLQIDLRVLPAHLYGNLLQHFTGSREHNIQFRELAVRKNLRVSENGIVDLTDGRTITSRHEEDVYAAVGLPYIPPELRLGVGEIEAARNGTLPELVALSDLRGDFHMHSTWSDGRDALDTMIAAAAARGYAYHAISDHSWGRGAIGLSPEKLREQRAQVRAIGERYGVHTLCAAEVDIRADGSLDFEDAVLAELDLVVASVHSAMQQSRETMTARLIRACENPYVTVIGHPTGRNVETFPGYDFDHDAVFAAAARTGTALEIDGQPKRLDLPNPLARHARQFGVTFACDSDAHGVADLANVSFAVGQARRAWIGPAEVLNARPLEEVLAFVQAKRSRRA; this is encoded by the coding sequence ATGGCCACGCTGACCAACGCCGATATCGCGCGGCTCTTGCGCGAGATCCGAACCCTGATGGAGTTCGCGGGCGAGCCGTTCTTCAAGTTCATGGCCTACGAGCGGGCGGCCGAGACGCTGGAGAACGCCCCGCCGCTGGGCGCGAGCGTCGACGTGGAGGCGCTGACGGCGCTGCCGGGCGTGGGCAAGACCATCGCCGGCCGGATCGCGACCATGGTCGCGACCGGCACCGACCCGTACCTCGAGGAGCTGCGCGGACGCTACCCGGCCACGCTGCTGGAGGTGCTGACCGTCCCCGGGATCGGGATGAAGACCGCCCAGCAGCTGTTCGAACGGCTGGGAGTGGCCTCGCTGGCCGACCTGGACGCCGCGCTGCGCGACGGCGCGATCGCGACCATGCCGCGGCTGGGCGCGAAGTCGATCGAGAACATCCGGCGCGGCGTGCTGGCGGCCAAGGGCCGGGCGCGCCGCACGCCGCTGGGCGTCGCGCTCCCGCTGGCGCACGAGATCATCACGTACTTGCAGCGCATGAGCGACGCCGCCGACTTGACCCCGGCCGGCAGCGTGCGCCGCCAAGAGCCGACCGTCGGCGACATCGACATCATCTGCACCTCGGCCAACGCCGAGACGGTGATCGCCGCCTTCACGGCCTGGGAGCGGGCGGCGTCGGTGCTGGCCGAAGGCCCGACCAAGGCCAGCATCTGGCTCGAAGGCGGACTGCAGATCGACCTGCGCGTGCTGCCGGCGCATCTCTACGGCAACCTCTTGCAGCACTTCACCGGCTCGCGCGAGCACAACATTCAGTTCCGCGAGCTAGCGGTGCGCAAGAACCTGCGGGTGAGCGAGAACGGAATCGTCGACCTGACCGACGGCCGCACCATCACCTCGCGTCACGAAGAGGACGTCTACGCGGCGGTCGGGCTGCCGTACATTCCACCCGAGCTGCGCTTGGGCGTCGGCGAGATCGAGGCCGCCCGCAACGGAACGCTGCCCGAACTGGTCGCGCTGAGCGACCTGCGCGGCGACTTCCACATGCACTCGACCTGGTCCGACGGCCGCGACGCGCTCGACACGATGATCGCCGCCGCCGCCGCGCGCGGCTACGCGTACCACGCCATCAGCGATCACTCGTGGGGCCGGGGCGCGATCGGTCTGAGCCCCGAGAAGCTGCGCGAGCAACGCGCGCAGGTGCGCGCGATCGGCGAGCGCTACGGCGTGCACACGCTGTGCGCGGCCGAAGTCGACATCCGCGCCGACGGCAGCTTGGACTTCGAGGACGCGGTCCTGGCCGAGCTGGACCTGGTGGTCGCTTCGGTCCACTCGGCGATGCAGCAGTCGCGCGAGACGATGACCGCCCGCCTGATCCGCGCCTGCGAGAACCCCTACGTCACCGTGATCGGGCACCCGACCGGCCGCAACGTGGAGACGTTCCCCGGGTACGACTTCGACCACGATGCGGTCTTCGCGGCTGCGGCGCGGACCGGGACGGCGCTCGAGATCGACGGCCAGCCCAAACGGCTGGACCTCCCCAATCCGCTCGCGCGCCACGCGCGTCAATTCGGCGTGACGTTTGCCTGCGACTCGGACGCGCACGGCGTCGCCGACCTGGCCAACGTGTCCTTCGCGGTCGGTCAGGCGCGCCGCGCCTGGATCGGCCCGGCCGAGGTGCTCAACGCCCGGCCGCTCGAGGAAGTCTTGGCCTTCGTGCAGGCGAAGCGCTCGCGGAGAGCTTGA
- a CDS encoding TlpA disulfide reductase family protein: protein MLGRAEFLTGLVAVILPNDGSNRPPSLKLGVPTNWRIRVLDGPDFHLADHRGSVVVATFFATWCPACVEEQPAFVTFANAHPDTVVLAVDVQERDDTVRAWRKRFAIPYRIAMDENGGFLDALTPKGVLPTTIVFDPNGCLYSWHYDESTVEWLEQQRADALAAAAPSPAPAASASPAPS, encoded by the coding sequence ATGCTCGGTCGCGCGGAGTTCCTGACCGGCCTGGTCGCGGTCATCTTGCCCAACGACGGTTCGAATCGCCCACCCTCGCTCAAGCTCGGGGTGCCGACGAACTGGCGGATTCGGGTGCTCGACGGTCCCGACTTCCACTTGGCCGATCACCGCGGCTCCGTCGTGGTGGCCACTTTCTTCGCGACCTGGTGCCCGGCGTGCGTCGAGGAACAGCCCGCCTTCGTCACCTTCGCGAACGCGCATCCGGACACGGTCGTGCTGGCGGTCGACGTCCAGGAGCGCGACGACACCGTGCGCGCCTGGCGCAAGCGCTTCGCCATCCCCTATCGCATCGCGATGGACGAAAATGGCGGCTTCCTCGACGCGCTGACGCCCAAGGGCGTCCTGCCGACCACCATCGTCTTCGATCCCAACGGCTGTCTGTATTCGTGGCACTACGACGAGTCGACCGTCGAGTGGCTCGAACAGCAGCGCGCCGACGCGCTCGCGGCTGCCGCGCCCAGCCCGGCGCCGGCCGCGTCCGCTTCGCCGGCGCCGAGCTGA
- the nirD gene encoding nitrite reductase small subunit NirD yields MSDDFVAVARVTDLAPGTGKAVWVGAREIALFNSGGRYYALDNTCPHQGGPLAEGWIEGEQVTCPWHAWTFRLTDGGMTLGEYARVAAYEVKVEGEDVLVSRTPRPS; encoded by the coding sequence GTGAGCGACGACTTCGTGGCGGTGGCGCGCGTGACCGACCTTGCGCCCGGGACCGGGAAAGCAGTGTGGGTCGGGGCGCGCGAGATCGCGCTGTTCAACTCCGGCGGCCGGTACTACGCCTTGGACAACACCTGTCCGCATCAGGGCGGCCCGTTGGCCGAGGGGTGGATCGAGGGCGAGCAGGTGACCTGTCCCTGGCACGCCTGGACGTTTCGGCTCACCGACGGCGGGATGACGCTGGGCGAGTACGCCCGCGTCGCCGCCTACGAGGTCAAGGTCGAGGGCGAGGACGTTCTGGTCAGCCGCACGCCGCGGCCGTCCTGA